The following are encoded in a window of Pseudomonas graminis genomic DNA:
- the fabF gene encoding beta-ketoacyl-ACP synthase II, which yields MSERRIVVTGMGLVTPLGSGVEAVWKRLLEGRSGIVQLPEQTVADLAGKVGGPVPTLEQDPEAGFDADAAAPPKEQKKMDRFILFALGAAQQAVKQAGWAPSTEEERERTATIIGAGVGGFGAIAEAVRITDTRGPRRLSPFTIPSFLVNLAAGHVSIQHGFKGPLGAPVTACAAGVQAIGDAARLIRNGEADVAICGGAEACIDRVALGGFAAARALSNGFNDTPERASRPFDRDRDGFVMGEGAGIIVIETLEHALARGATPIVELVGYGTSADAYHLTAGPEDGSGARRAMQAAIRQAGIQPADVQHVNAHATSTPVGDKGEMAAIKTVFGDQNGVAVTSTKSATGHLLGAAGGIEAIFTALAIRDQIAPMTLNLENPDEAATGIDIVHGKARPMNIEYALSNGFGFGGVNASVLFRRWHP from the coding sequence ATGAGTGAGCGTCGCATCGTAGTGACGGGTATGGGGCTGGTAACGCCATTGGGCTCCGGCGTCGAAGCGGTATGGAAGCGGTTGCTCGAAGGCCGCTCCGGCATCGTGCAGTTGCCTGAGCAGACGGTGGCTGATCTGGCGGGGAAAGTCGGCGGCCCGGTGCCGACGCTGGAGCAAGACCCTGAAGCCGGATTTGATGCTGACGCTGCCGCGCCGCCCAAGGAGCAGAAGAAGATGGACCGCTTCATCCTCTTTGCCCTGGGCGCTGCGCAACAGGCAGTCAAGCAGGCGGGTTGGGCGCCGTCCACCGAGGAAGAACGCGAACGCACCGCGACCATCATCGGCGCCGGCGTGGGCGGTTTCGGTGCCATCGCCGAGGCCGTGCGCATCACGGATACCCGCGGGCCGCGGCGTCTGTCGCCGTTCACCATTCCGTCGTTTCTGGTCAATCTGGCAGCCGGGCATGTGTCGATCCAGCACGGTTTCAAAGGCCCGCTGGGCGCTCCGGTCACCGCATGTGCAGCGGGCGTCCAGGCGATCGGCGATGCCGCGCGGCTGATCCGCAACGGTGAAGCGGACGTGGCCATCTGCGGTGGCGCCGAAGCCTGCATCGATCGCGTTGCCCTGGGTGGCTTCGCGGCGGCGCGGGCGCTCTCCAATGGCTTCAACGACACGCCGGAGCGCGCGTCGCGGCCGTTCGACCGGGACCGCGACGGCTTCGTCATGGGTGAGGGCGCGGGGATCATCGTCATCGAAACCCTGGAGCATGCACTCGCCCGCGGCGCCACGCCCATTGTCGAACTGGTCGGTTACGGCACCAGCGCTGACGCCTATCACCTGACGGCCGGGCCAGAAGATGGCAGCGGCGCGCGCCGGGCGATGCAGGCAGCGATCCGTCAGGCCGGCATCCAACCTGCCGACGTCCAGCACGTCAACGCCCACGCCACGTCCACCCCGGTGGGGGACAAGGGTGAAATGGCGGCGATCAAAACGGTGTTTGGTGACCAGAATGGTGTTGCGGTGACGTCGACCAAATCAGCCACCGGGCACCTGCTCGGCGCAGCAGGCGGGATCGAGGCCATATTCACGGCATTGGCGATCCGCGATCAGATCGCGCCGATGACGCTGAATCTGGAGAACCCTGACGAGGCGGCAACAGGCATCGACATCGTCCACGGCAAGGCACGTCCGATGAACATCGAGTACGCACTGTCGAACGGTTTTGGCTTCGGGGGCGTGAACGCCAGCGTGTTGTTTCGTCGCTGGCATCCCTGA
- a CDS encoding SDR family NAD(P)-dependent oxidoreductase yields the protein MTSQNQGKAVITGASSGIGFTYADRLAQRGFDLILVARDQARLEALATDLRAKHSINVEVVKADLTQPADVSALEQRLRTDASITLLVNNAGVALSTPLAESDMGEVDRLIQLNIVALTHLASAAAAGFATRGTGAIINIASVVPLLPERFNAVYAASKAYVLSLTQSLAAEMSEKGVQVQAVLPGATRTEIWERAGMDINAFPAEMVMDVNEMVDAALAGFDQKELVTIPSLPDAAHWQAFTQARLALGPSLSLQHAAQRYKTAGA from the coding sequence ATGACGAGTCAAAATCAAGGCAAAGCTGTCATCACCGGCGCATCGTCGGGCATTGGTTTCACCTACGCGGACCGCCTGGCACAGCGCGGATTTGATCTGATCCTGGTGGCCCGTGACCAGGCGCGCCTGGAAGCGCTGGCGACGGATCTGCGCGCGAAACATTCGATCAATGTCGAGGTGGTGAAAGCCGACTTGACCCAGCCCGCCGACGTCAGTGCCCTCGAGCAACGGCTGCGCACGGACGCATCGATCACGCTGCTGGTGAACAACGCCGGGGTTGCACTGAGCACCCCCCTCGCCGAATCGGATATGGGCGAAGTGGACCGTCTGATCCAACTCAATATCGTTGCGCTGACCCATCTGGCCTCAGCCGCAGCGGCCGGTTTTGCGACGCGCGGTACCGGGGCGATCATCAACATCGCGTCCGTGGTGCCATTGTTGCCGGAACGCTTCAACGCGGTGTACGCCGCCAGCAAGGCTTACGTGTTGAGCCTCACCCAGTCGCTCGCCGCCGAGATGAGCGAAAAGGGCGTGCAGGTTCAGGCGGTGCTGCCTGGCGCGACCCGGACTGAAATCTGGGAGCGCGCGGGCATGGACATCAATGCCTTCCCGGCGGAGATGGTCATGGACGTCAACGAAATGGTCGACGCCGCCTTGGCCGGGTTTGATCAGAAGGAGCTGGTGACCATTCCATCGCTGCCCGATGCCGCGCACTGGCAGGCTTTCACCCAGGCACGCCTGGCGCTAGGCCCGAGTCTGTCGCTGCAGCACGCGGCGCAACGTTACAAAACGGCGGGCGCTTAA
- a CDS encoding ComEA family DNA-binding protein, whose translation MRTSYLSSLIFALLAGTSLAVNAATSAAPATTPADVAKPAISAPLGVQGSKVNLNAASAETLQKELSGIGAAKANAIIAYREEHGGFTAVDELIEVKGIGKALLDKNRDKLSID comes from the coding sequence ATGCGTACTTCTTATCTGTCCTCCTTGATCTTCGCGCTGCTGGCGGGTACATCCCTCGCCGTGAATGCCGCGACTTCCGCCGCCCCTGCCACCACGCCGGCAGACGTCGCCAAGCCTGCGATTTCCGCTCCGCTGGGTGTGCAGGGCTCAAAGGTCAATCTCAACGCCGCCAGTGCGGAGACCCTGCAGAAAGAGCTATCAGGCATCGGCGCCGCCAAGGCCAATGCCATCATCGCGTACCGTGAAGAGCACGGCGGCTTTACGGCCGTCGACGAGTTGATCGAAGTGAAAGGCATTGGCAAGGCGCTGCTGGACAAGAACCGCGACAAGCTGTCGATTGACTGA
- a CDS encoding polysaccharide biosynthesis protein, whose translation MEKIRTSLLALPRRHKRIMQVAADVCLIWFALWMAFVVRLGIDELINPLEIHTWLFACAPVVAIPLFIRFGMYRAVMRYFGNDALIAIIKAVSLSALILGFIVYLYSNHQHVVPRSVMFNYWWLSMVMIGGLRLAMRQYFLGDWFSAVRHVPFATRDDGLPKVAVYGAGAAGNQLVAALRMGRSMRPVAFIDDDDSISNRVISGLQVYKPKHIQQMINVTGAQEILLAVPSSARARRREILGFLEGFPLHVRSVPNFSDLAAGRVKVDDLQEVDIADLLGRDAVPAQEELLEHCIKNQCVLVTGAGGSIGSELCRQILLLKPTTLLLLDHSEFNLYTILTELERRVARESLKVKLLPILGSIRNHAKLLDVMKTWQVNTVYHAAAYKHVPMVEHNIAEGVLNNVVGTLNAAQAALQAGVANFVLISTDKAVRPTNVMGSTKRLAELTLQALSRETAPVMFGDRSNVHQVNKTRFIMVRFGNVLGSSGSVIPLFHQQIKSGGPLTVTHPKITRYFMTIPEAAQLVIQAGSMGQGGDVFVLDMGEPVRIIELAEKMVHLSGLSIRSEHNPQGDIAIEFTGLRPGEKLYEELLIGNNVAATRHPMIMSAQEDFLSWDVFKQSLSHLLKALDDDDYTRVRQILGDTVSGYAPEGDIVDWIHQQRRREP comes from the coding sequence ATGGAGAAAATTCGTACTTCGCTGCTGGCGCTGCCTCGCCGGCACAAGCGGATCATGCAGGTCGCCGCAGACGTCTGTCTGATCTGGTTTGCCTTGTGGATGGCGTTTGTCGTCCGCCTGGGCATCGACGAACTCATCAACCCCCTGGAAATCCACACCTGGCTGTTCGCCTGTGCGCCCGTTGTTGCTATCCCGCTGTTCATTCGTTTCGGCATGTACCGCGCAGTCATGCGCTATTTCGGCAATGACGCGCTGATCGCGATCATCAAGGCTGTCAGCCTCTCGGCGCTGATTCTCGGGTTTATCGTCTACCTCTACAGCAACCACCAGCATGTCGTACCGCGATCGGTGATGTTCAATTACTGGTGGCTGAGCATGGTCATGATTGGCGGACTGCGCCTGGCCATGCGTCAGTATTTCCTGGGGGACTGGTTCTCCGCCGTTCGCCATGTTCCTTTTGCCACCCGGGACGATGGGCTGCCCAAAGTGGCCGTTTATGGTGCCGGTGCGGCGGGTAACCAGTTGGTTGCCGCATTGCGCATGGGCCGGTCAATGCGTCCGGTGGCATTCATCGATGACGATGATTCGATCTCCAACAGGGTCATTTCCGGGCTGCAAGTTTACAAGCCCAAGCACATCCAGCAGATGATCAACGTCACGGGCGCGCAGGAAATCCTGCTGGCGGTCCCGTCCTCGGCACGGGCGCGGAGACGGGAAATTCTGGGGTTTCTCGAGGGCTTCCCGCTGCACGTGCGCAGCGTGCCGAATTTCTCTGATCTGGCCGCGGGACGGGTGAAGGTCGACGATCTTCAGGAAGTCGACATCGCCGACCTGCTCGGCCGCGACGCAGTGCCTGCCCAGGAAGAATTGCTCGAACACTGCATCAAGAATCAGTGCGTGCTTGTGACCGGGGCGGGGGGCTCGATCGGTTCGGAGCTGTGTCGGCAAATCCTGCTCCTGAAGCCGACCACGCTGTTGCTGCTCGATCATAGCGAATTCAACCTGTACACGATCCTCACCGAGCTGGAGCGGCGCGTCGCTCGCGAGTCGCTCAAGGTCAAATTGCTGCCCATTCTGGGTTCGATCCGCAATCACGCCAAGCTGCTGGACGTGATGAAAACCTGGCAGGTCAATACCGTCTACCACGCGGCGGCCTACAAGCATGTGCCGATGGTCGAGCACAACATTGCCGAGGGCGTGCTTAACAATGTGGTCGGTACGCTGAATGCTGCCCAGGCGGCGCTGCAGGCGGGCGTGGCCAACTTCGTGCTGATTTCAACCGACAAGGCCGTGCGCCCGACCAACGTGATGGGCAGCACCAAGCGACTGGCCGAGCTGACGCTGCAGGCGTTGAGCCGCGAAACCGCGCCGGTCATGTTCGGCGATCGCTCCAATGTGCATCAGGTCAACAAGACGCGATTCATCATGGTGCGCTTCGGCAACGTGCTGGGTTCCTCCGGCTCGGTGATTCCGCTGTTTCATCAGCAGATCAAATCCGGCGGGCCGCTGACGGTCACGCACCCGAAGATCACCCGCTACTTCATGACTATCCCGGAAGCCGCGCAACTGGTGATTCAGGCAGGTTCCATGGGGCAGGGCGGCGACGTGTTCGTGCTCGACATGGGCGAGCCGGTGCGCATCATCGAGCTGGCGGAGAAGATGGTGCATCTGTCGGGCCTGAGCATTCGCTCGGAACACAACCCGCAAGGCGACATTGCCATCGAATTCACCGGGCTGCGGCCTGGCGAGAAGCTCTACGAGGAGCTGTTGATCGGCAACAACGTTGCGGCGACTCGCCACCCGATGATCATGAGCGCCCAGGAAGATTTCCTTTCGTGGGACGTTTTCAAGCAAAGCCTCTCGCATCTGCTCAAGGCGCTCGACGATGACGATTACACTCGCGTTCGGCAGATCCTCGGTGACACCGTCAGCGGCTACGCCCCGGAAGGCGATATCGTCGACTGGATTCATCAGCAGCGTCGTCGGGAACCGTAA
- a CDS encoding MraY family glycosyltransferase: protein MNYWWVAVAVVVFSFALTHVLRRYALHKSLIDIPNGRSSHTIPTPRGGGVAIVISYLMVLVWMVSTGLLGRDLFLAMFGAGALIAALGFLDDHGHIAARWRLLGHFFAAAWALFWLGGLPAISVFGMTLAPGLIVNVLAAFYLVWLLNLYNFMDGIDGIASVEAICVCVGAAIIYALSGFASLVWLPVLLGCAVTGFLLWNFPPAKIFMGDAGSGFLGIMLGCLSLQGTWISSQFLWVWLILLGVFIVDATVTLIRRLVRGDKVYEAHRSHAYQFASRRFGKHLPVTSAVGVINLCWLLPVAVCVTRFNLDGALGVIIAYAPLLALAVLFKAGALEKS, encoded by the coding sequence ATGAATTATTGGTGGGTCGCGGTTGCTGTTGTGGTCTTTTCGTTTGCGCTAACGCATGTATTGCGACGGTATGCGCTGCACAAGAGTCTGATTGATATTCCCAACGGCAGAAGCTCCCATACGATTCCGACGCCGCGCGGCGGTGGTGTGGCGATTGTCATCAGTTACCTGATGGTGCTGGTCTGGATGGTCTCTACAGGACTGTTGGGGCGCGACCTGTTTCTGGCCATGTTTGGCGCGGGCGCATTGATCGCCGCACTGGGGTTTCTCGACGATCATGGTCATATCGCAGCGCGATGGCGTCTGCTGGGGCATTTTTTTGCTGCGGCGTGGGCGTTGTTCTGGCTGGGTGGTCTTCCTGCGATCAGCGTGTTCGGCATGACGCTGGCGCCGGGCTTGATCGTTAACGTGCTGGCGGCGTTCTATCTGGTGTGGCTGCTCAATCTGTACAACTTCATGGATGGCATCGATGGCATTGCCAGCGTTGAGGCGATCTGTGTCTGCGTGGGCGCGGCGATCATCTACGCGCTGAGCGGTTTCGCCTCGCTGGTGTGGCTGCCGGTCCTGCTGGGGTGCGCAGTGACGGGCTTTCTGCTCTGGAATTTTCCCCCGGCAAAGATCTTCATGGGCGACGCCGGCAGCGGATTCCTCGGCATCATGCTGGGCTGTCTATCATTGCAGGGCACGTGGATTTCCTCGCAGTTCTTGTGGGTATGGCTTATTCTCCTCGGGGTTTTCATCGTAGACGCTACAGTAACCCTCATCCGTCGGCTCGTTCGGGGCGACAAGGTCTATGAGGCTCACAGAAGTCACGCTTATCAATTCGCCTCGCGACGTTTTGGCAAGCACCTTCCGGTGACGTCCGCAGTCGGTGTAATCAATCTGTGCTGGCTGTTGCCGGTCGCTGTGTGTGTCACCCGTTTCAATCTGGACGGCGCACTCGGCGTGATCATTGCTTACGCTCCACTGCTCGCTCTGGCGGTCCTGTTCAAAGCAGGGGCGCTTGAAAAGAGCTGA
- a CDS encoding UDP-glucose 4-epimerase family protein → MTRKILVTGSSGFLGTALVDHLAHLSDAHIVAVSRQATTHSSPTVTTATVAGLNADTSWQTVLHDVDTVVHAAARVHVMRDTAADPLSLYREVNTLGTLHLAEQAAAAGVRRFIFISTIKVNGESTARGECFRADDAPNPSDPYAISKHEAEQGLLTLAKTSTMDVVIIRPVLVYGPGVKANFLQLMRTLRRGVPLPLGSVNNARSLVSLDNLIDLIQVCIDHPAAANQVFLVSDGRDLSTTELASRLSAHLRASCWLIPVPESLIMLGATLLGRKSAAERVLGSLRVDISKNRERLQWQPPVSVEDGLKKTVEHFLVTDRA, encoded by the coding sequence ATGACCAGAAAAATCCTGGTAACAGGGAGTTCGGGATTTTTAGGAACAGCGCTGGTTGACCACCTTGCACACCTGTCTGACGCGCACATTGTCGCGGTCAGCAGACAAGCGACGACCCACTCTTCTCCAACCGTGACGACGGCCACTGTTGCCGGGCTGAATGCCGACACCTCATGGCAGACAGTCCTACACGACGTCGATACGGTCGTTCATGCGGCAGCGCGTGTGCATGTCATGCGCGACACGGCCGCTGACCCGCTTTCGCTGTACCGGGAGGTCAACACCCTCGGCACGCTGCATCTGGCGGAGCAGGCCGCTGCAGCCGGTGTCCGGCGCTTCATCTTCATCAGTACGATCAAGGTCAACGGCGAATCAACGGCACGGGGCGAATGCTTTCGTGCGGACGACGCTCCCAATCCGAGCGATCCCTACGCCATTTCCAAGCACGAAGCGGAACAGGGCCTTCTGACCCTCGCAAAGACCTCTACGATGGACGTGGTGATCATCCGTCCGGTGCTGGTGTACGGGCCAGGGGTCAAAGCCAATTTCCTACAACTGATGCGCACGTTGCGCAGAGGCGTGCCGTTACCACTCGGTTCAGTGAACAACGCACGCAGCCTGGTTTCGCTGGATAACCTGATCGACCTTATCCAGGTTTGCATCGATCATCCTGCTGCTGCGAATCAGGTCTTTCTGGTCAGTGATGGCCGGGACCTGTCGACCACTGAACTGGCCAGCCGCCTCAGCGCGCACCTGCGTGCATCCTGTTGGCTCATTCCGGTCCCCGAATCCCTTATCATGCTCGGCGCCACCCTGTTGGGTCGCAAATCGGCGGCCGAGCGGGTGCTGGGATCGCTGCGGGTGGACATCAGCAAAAACCGCGAGCGGTTGCAGTGGCAGCCCCCGGTGTCGGTAGAGGACGGCTTGAAGAAGACCGTCGAGCATTTTCTGGTTACGGATCGAGCATGA
- a CDS encoding phosphomannomutase, which translates to MSSDYPALQTRCFKAYDIRGQVPNDLDDDIAYRIGRSMVVELGAKNIVVGRDMRLESPALAQALIKGIQEAGADVIDIGLCGTEEVYFATSHYDADGGVMVTASHNPKGYNGMKLVQKSSRPISGDTGLDAIRQRVDAGDFGQVAAQHGSVQSKPDKTAYIEHLLTYVKGADLRPLKILADPGNGAVGPALDAIRSQLPFEWVIINAEPDGNFPNGVPNPLLPENRSITRDALLKHGCDLGLAWDGDFDRCFFFDEQGRFVEGYYLVGLLAEMLLKQHPGSKIIHDPRLTWNTIDQVKQAGGTPVLCKTGHAFIKERMRLEDAVYGGEMSAHHYFRDFAYCDSGMIPWLLVAALMSVSGKKFSQLVDERMAAYPCSGEINYKVEDVKSIIAKILEHYTPSCSNIDRTDGISLEFAEWRFNLRGSNTEPLLRLNVESRRDPALVEAKVKEIEALINGK; encoded by the coding sequence ATGAGTTCCGACTATCCCGCTCTGCAGACTCGCTGCTTCAAGGCCTACGACATCCGTGGCCAAGTGCCCAATGACCTCGATGATGACATCGCGTACCGCATCGGTCGGTCCATGGTTGTTGAACTGGGTGCCAAAAATATCGTTGTAGGCCGAGACATGCGTCTTGAAAGCCCGGCTCTCGCTCAGGCATTGATCAAAGGCATTCAGGAAGCCGGCGCCGATGTCATCGACATCGGCCTGTGCGGTACCGAAGAAGTCTATTTCGCCACCAGCCACTACGATGCAGACGGCGGCGTGATGGTCACTGCCAGTCATAACCCGAAGGGTTATAACGGCATGAAGCTGGTCCAGAAATCGTCCCGTCCCATCAGCGGCGACACCGGGCTCGATGCCATTCGCCAGCGCGTGGATGCGGGCGACTTCGGTCAAGTGGCGGCTCAGCACGGCAGCGTCCAGTCCAAGCCGGACAAAACCGCCTACATCGAACACCTGCTGACCTACGTCAAAGGTGCCGACCTTCGTCCATTGAAGATCCTGGCCGACCCGGGCAATGGCGCTGTGGGTCCTGCACTGGACGCGATCCGCTCCCAGCTGCCTTTCGAGTGGGTGATCATCAACGCTGAACCGGATGGCAATTTCCCCAACGGCGTGCCGAACCCGCTGCTTCCGGAAAACCGCAGCATCACGCGGGACGCGCTGCTCAAGCACGGCTGTGACCTGGGCCTGGCGTGGGACGGTGACTTTGACCGTTGTTTCTTCTTTGACGAGCAAGGCCGTTTCGTTGAGGGTTACTACCTGGTGGGCCTGCTGGCCGAAATGCTGCTCAAGCAACACCCTGGCTCGAAAATCATTCATGACCCACGCCTGACCTGGAACACCATCGATCAGGTCAAGCAGGCGGGCGGTACGCCGGTGCTGTGCAAGACCGGTCACGCTTTCATCAAGGAGCGCATGCGCCTGGAAGACGCCGTGTATGGCGGCGAAATGAGTGCTCACCACTACTTCCGCGATTTTGCCTACTGCGACAGCGGCATGATCCCGTGGCTGTTGGTCGCCGCGCTGATGTCTGTGTCCGGCAAGAAGTTCTCGCAACTGGTTGATGAGCGCATGGCTGCCTATCCGTGCAGCGGCGAAATCAACTACAAGGTCGAAGACGTCAAATCCATCATCGCCAAGATCCTGGAACACTACACGCCGTCTTGCTCGAACATCGACAGAACCGACGGCATCAGCCTTGAGTTCGCCGAATGGCGCTTCAACCTGCGCGGTTCGAATACTGAGCCTTTGCTGCGTCTGAACGTCGAGAGCCGTCGTGATCCAGCCCTGGTAGAAGCCAAGGTCAAAGAGATCGAAGCGCTGATCAACGGCAAGTGA
- a CDS encoding lipopolysaccharide assembly protein LapA domain-containing protein: MRNVKRLIFLVIALLIAAAIVVFVLENQQAVALVFFGWNAPELPVAVPVIFALLVGMLIGPLLVSIARLRRKPKASRLP; the protein is encoded by the coding sequence TCTAATCTTTTTAGTTATCGCCCTGTTGATCGCAGCGGCGATTGTTGTATTTGTGCTGGAAAACCAGCAAGCCGTTGCACTGGTGTTCTTTGGCTGGAATGCGCCCGAGCTGCCTGTCGCCGTGCCGGTGATCTTTGCACTGCTGGTGGGCATGCTGATTGGCCCCCTGTTGGTCTCAATCGCGCGTCTGCGCAGGAAGCCCAAAGCGTCACGTCTGCCCTGA